Within Seriola aureovittata isolate HTS-2021-v1 ecotype China chromosome 12, ASM2101889v1, whole genome shotgun sequence, the genomic segment CTGGATTCGAACCAGGGCCGTCGCAGCAAGGACTAAAAGTCCAAATGTCAcgtgctccaccaggtgaatCAAGAGGCCTGAGACAGACTGTCTTTGTTATTCagtctctgacacagagcacagcctccgtctggatccacgatagtttattctttatttacttcaactccagaacgtcatagacttttattagaggcaggtctttatctataactccctctgtttgatatgtagagttggtcatagcaGTTACTACAAAGTCTCAttactgatgacttctctctctccctccctctctcctgttctctctgctcagtgtgtcttatgtttagttattcctctaatgatacatgtaatgaaagtagtttatttgctgtaatggaggcgaggctccATCTCAGAGAAAATGAAGGTAGAGGGAGAATGGGCAacgacatgcaacaaaggtctcCAGTCAGACTTGAACCTGAGATACAGCCGTTCATGGCCCTCGGCCACTTGGGTCCTCTTGGAGCACTCGCAGACCTCAGCTGGTCTGTAAgttagattctttttttttaatatactagTGGGTACACCACTGTTCTAAAGAAactgtcctcctgtaagaaaccagcccacaggtcgtctgtacagcaggttattatgacccatagttaggttttgttgctaggcgacatctagcgGTCGTAATAATGATGAcgggagcaaagggaaaagtgcggtgacgtagtgtaaagagagacaaagtccacgtcaggaggaggttgtggtggatggatgaatatgaatattatcCATGACTTTTCAACAAAGTTAACTACGTTGTTATTGTtgcctgtttattattgtatccAAGACAACTGAGGTCCGGTACGCCTGCTGCAGTAGTggtgctatttcaggagatGCTCCTACGGGAGGGTTGATGGATGTTCAGGTTCTACATACGCTTTGACTACGTCCCTTCTGCCAATGTTATTGTCACTTCaatcatttttgtgactttgaaATTTAGGAAAATGTCTAATATTTGATCTCTAATGTAATGAAAGCACATAACAAGTGCAGTCTTCCTCAGAAGAGTCACGTGATATTGCTAGGCCAAGGTCATTCGATCAGAGAGCAACAAGCACCACCGTGGGATTAGGGAGGCTGTTGAGATCGGAAAACCGACCCAAAGGACAGTGAACCGGGACGAGGGGGCATACATGCTGTCCCACACCTGGGCTGCTGTTCTGAAGGAGTGGCCGAACAGCAGGGGGCGTGGTCGTCCTGTCAAATCTGACAAATAAATAACCTtaaagcacaaataaataaatgagtctATTTATTTAACTGTAAAACACCCAGGTGcagaacacatttaaaaataactgaaactcTTTAGGTTCATTCCCCTGCAGAGTCAGTGAGGGGAGTCAGAGGAGCTGTGTGTTTAATATAGATATGGGTCAGGGGGGTTTATAGCGGGGGGTTCAGGGGTGTATAACAGGGTCGAGGGGGTGGAGCGCATTCTTAAGACggaaacacacatttactgctTCTATTTCCAGGTCACTATTTGCCATGTTAAAACCCAGTTCACTGCTCTAACACATGTACAccgattattttttttgtattttaccaATGCACGCCAATATGACTTACAGCCAGACAAGCATGCTGTTACCCACTGCCTGCGGTCAGCCAGGAGAGAGCAGTCACCTAAACCAGCCTTTCAGTCCACACAGAGGCGACGTGTTATTCTGCCCTACCTGCCTGTCAGCCGGAGGCCGGGGCTGAactgacccacctccactcACACAGGCTGTTCTTTAGCTATCATGTGCTAACTCAAGTGAAAACACCTttgcctgtcagtcagtcagtcagtcagttagtcagtcagtcaggcagtcagtcagtcaaccagTCAGTAAAGCAGTGGGTAAACTGAGCTAATCTGCTCATGAGGCAGCTAATCTGTGTAAACCATCTGTTTGCCAGCTATAAACAGTTAGAACAACCATGTGGCTGATCAGTGCGACAACCATGCGCTCATTAcctcatcattttattttctatactGATTAATCTCAATTTCATATGGATTGCAATGCAGTGAATGTGTTCCACTGTTATGAGCAGCATGTTCACCAACACGCAACAGCAATGATGCACGTGGAGCCTGTAAAGTCCTGAAAGATGATATCTGTCCTCCTGAATGGACAATGATGCAGGACACTAGTTCACCAAAGACCATGGAAACATGTCAAATTGAGAGATTAAAATCTGCAAGTTTTGCACTTATCTGACAAAAGGTGTGTagattcatgcacacacacacacacacactcacactcctgCTCACTGCTCTAATCCTACAAGTATCAGTCCTCAATCCTCTATGGAAGAATATGAGTAATACACTGTGATGAGGTCACTTCATTTCATTCCTGAGGATaaacactgagtgtgtgtgtgtgcatctacaAAAGTCTTGAAATAAGACTTAACCTGAGTGAACAGAGGTGAGTGGAACATTAAAGTCAGAGCTGTTAGCGTCCAGGAGGCTGGGCGCTCTGACCCTCTGACACAGGGACAGGCAGCAGCTCGGAGAAACTGAAGCTTAAACAGAATTAAGGACttatctctttctgtttgtcttcctgtgctgctccttctctcctcaAGGCTAAATGCACTTCACCAAACGGAGTGTGTCAGCTCacaacattgttattattttaaatacacCACATCTGTCCACATAAACCCAGTGTGGGAATAAGATGCTCAACACCAATCCTCCACaactcttcttctgcagctgaTTTATCTGGAGTTATAATGAGGCTGCAAGGTTGGAAAACTACAAGTTAACAGTTGGAGGTGCAGGTGTTACTACAGGTGTAGATAACCGGAGAACACGTCACACTTTAcgttaaaataataaaaacaaaacatgcacataACAGTGTTCAGTTCACTTAcctcactctgctgctggacGCTGTTTGCGCCTCCGCACTGTCCCGCGGGAAGCTCGAGACCACCCAGAGGCAGGTGTAGATGGGCGGGGCTCTCTGTGTGTCGTGTTACAGCTGATTGACAATTTGATGTCCGCCTGTCAGCCAATAGCAAAGAGACCAGTGTCGCCACTAGAAAGTCCATTAGtctgcatttttattaaaaccaTCAGTTACGTCATCACTGACTGCTCTGCCTCTTACATAcatttgttcttgttgttttccaagtttgttttttctaatcGTAAAAataggtgatttttttttttttcagggtttttctttggtgaaactgtttttcttgtttcacagtttttctcaCCTGATTTCACAGGTGAGAAAAAACTAACTCTGGAAAACttcacttgcctttcagggcttctgtagaagtatttaaatttttttatcattattgtgattctcagagttttttttttttctacataataacataaaatacatttacaattttacatttgatgtaaagatattttaaagaaaatatctttaaaaatcacatttaatttgCAGGGTTGTTTAAAgcaccatttttattttcattctttctcccccctttttttctgatCCACAGAAACTCAGACGTCATCAACAGAGAAGTCAGGGAAGAAGACCACACGTCACAAAAAAACGACTGTATCTGTTTATCATACTCATGTATAAAGAAAGTCATATTTACATCTGTACACAAGCACTAGAACTAATTCAAAAGAgacaaatatgttttcatgtacACAGCAGATCAAGAAGGAAACATCAAACTACCTGATGAGTCTGTGTCTGACATCATTTACACATCATTTATTATCATGTattgattatatttattattatgattggAGTTTTCAGATGAGTGGCAAAGGACAAAACACagtgtataaaaaataaaaaggtcaaatatcTTTGCTGACCTGTGAGATTAAGTGAAGAACAACATTATACTTTATAACAGTAATAGAtgatatgtaataatataatatggtaATAACAGTAATTTACATGAACAAGAAAATCAGGTAATGTACTAAGGACAAagagagggtgggtgggtggttgggGTGAATGAACTCATGATACACAGTTTTAGTGAAGGTCAGCGTCTATTTGTTGCCTCTAAACACAGGTTGCACATCTACCATCATTCACAGTGTAACATACAGCGCTATCGTAAAAGTTAACCAATGCAACAGTGGTTcaattttcaaattcaaaaccaTTGAATGTAGAATGTAATTTGAATGCTTGGAGTAATTATGCTAATAACTCAAAATTCACTTGTTAATTCACTTGTTAATGATTGGTGTATTctcaaacatgacaaaaagcAGCTTAAAACAAAAGTGGGAACAACCTCCACATTTGGCTGTTTTAGGAAAAATAAAGGTCCAGGTTTGACGTCGAACAGGTGATGTCCATTTCATCCAGGTTAtctagttgtgtgtgtgtgtgtgtgtgtgtgtgtgtgtgtgtgtgcgtgttggggggggggggggtgggggggtcataGTCATGTGACTTCTGTGATGGATCCTGGGCTCTAGAAaaccaagaaagaaaaacaccattCAATTAAATCTCCatattctcctcttctcctgtattttatttgagtgttgatccataagaagatatatttgtggttttactaCTTTACTACTTTAATTGACTCCCATCCCAATGGAATCTCACAGGAGCCTCCAGGGCATGACTGacagtggtgactgctttgttgtgacatcacaaagttccagaagtgacttacagctggttttaaggctcagtgtctgaatacaggctgtgtgcatttctctgtggactgaggctttgatactttcacagtattaatatagaacttagacctgctttataatcaaactacacatggacagagacctttagactgtatggacctttaaaaaatTGCCTCTAAAATAGAATTTTTActctgctgcaaaaaaaaatgcaaatacataaTAGCTTCCACATGTAGTTGGGTATATTGTATAATcatgcatgaaaaaaacaacttacagGTGTAAAAGTGAAGTTACCTGTGTAGCAACAAATTTGACACTGGTTGCCATGGTGTGATTCATCTGAAGTGACGCCTCATCAGTGTTAGCTGTCCCATCATCAGACGGACTCTGAGGAAGTCCAGGTCTCTTCTTGAAATACTGAACCACGAACACCAcctgcacagacagaaacagtcacacacacacacaacggaCGAGTAAAGAACTGTATAAAACGGTGACTGGAGGGAGACAGGGTTTTATCATTTGTGTTTAGATTGTCTCCGTGATCCAGAGCGACGCAGTCAGTCGTGCATGACTTGTTACGTAAAAGAAGAATTCAAACTCATGTaggctgtgtgtgtcctgcagctATTTAGTCCATTAGGCCGGCTGTCTATAAACCTACATTTATTTGGCCAACTGTAGACTTGACAATGTACAGCTGCAGAGTGGCTGTGTGACTCTGAAAAGATGCTCtggatgttttttaaaacttcttaaaaatataaagaatgaacgtaatttattttaaaagaaataatctCAATTAAGTTGAAGAAGTGATGAATTTGAGGAACAGGGAAGGCAAATGCAAAGAGTAATTGATCAGAATACTTGGTACTGACAACTTctaaattgattattaaaatgatttattgattttactaAAAAAGAACTTGTTATATACCATTATTTCATCAtattaaatgaatttcccagttgtgggataaataaagttaatctaatctaatatttgttttgaataCTGTGCCTTCCCTCTATGTGAAGTTTACAGTGGTTGTGATGTTACCATAATACATTACATTCACCTTCACATTTATATGGAAAAGTTTAGAGAGAGTCCATGAGACTGTTgttggctggaccgcaacagcaggGTCAGCAATAtaatctgactgactgactgagtgagtgatcatatttccactaTTGCTCAGCTGAATGCCACATGACTAAGTTGGTGTCTCCCCATTGGCTGTTGTTCTTTCAAAATCAACTGGCGTAAACACTGGCGTTAACAGCCCGCAGTGTTGCCGGCTTACGGTGAGAACACGAGTTTACAGGTCACTGGaatgttgtatttcttttcattataaattcatttctgattcatttttaacagaaaaagtcactaaaatgtctctgtcttcacatgcagctgctgaaaatggttaaaaaatatatttttcatgtcgGTGTCATATCCAGATTCAGTCTAGACATAGAAATTATAGTGGAAGGAGTCAGTTTGATGTGATGTTGCTGctatgatgtcactgtgacatcaacaggtcttttctctgcctGTTTCTGCTGAGAGATGAATCTCCTGTGAAAAATACGCAAAACATCAGTCTCTAGATCACATGACAACTGTGATGTGTGTCGCTCTAACCCACTAACATGGGCACTGAAATGAAACCTAGATGTTTCGCAGCCGCCATGAACACACCACACAGCtagtgtgttcctggccttcACTGTGCATGTTCTGACACTTAGCAGAACACAAATATGACacaatgatgtcagttgtttacagcagtttcacaacagttttcaactacgtcCTCAATTTCGTACATTCAACATAAGAGGTCCATGCAAATTTTCAGGTTTAACTGGGTCTTGTCTGACATATCTTTGCAAACATCACTGTGTCACATCACTGCCACGCTGACGGTGATAAACTACAGCAGAAGGTAACGGTATGCTGGATGTTGAGCCACCCTAAAAAGTAGAGTTGATCCTGACAAGCTGAGCCTCAGATGCTCTGATCGGTCACCACACCAAACCAGGCTGCAGAAGAGGGACCTCCCGAAAATGGCAAAATTGACTTAGGTAAGGTTAGGAGCATTTTAGCTCCTCCTGTTCCCTGGTCCTGAAGTCTGTGGttctttgaatgtgtttttggtaaGATGACTTAAATAAGGTCTGTGTTAACACATGATCAagacattttcctgttttattctacaacataaaatactccagtcctgatttcttgaAGCTTTCACGTCTGTTAAAAAAGgccggttgctaacaagtgtgtaaatgagactacagaggttgtcagggacgttaaacatcatcatcacgttgaacatgaaaactgatctactcaccagttCACCTTTACAGCCTCCAGTTTATACAAACTCTCACTAACTGTGTGAGAGGAAAGGCAGTGGCGTCTCATTACAGGAGATGTGAGGGAACCAGCAAACAAATGAACGTGAAACATGTGAGCTGGACAAATTGAGTAACGAGTAAAACGGCTACAGCtcattaaatgaataattactgACAAGAAAGACGGCGATAGCTCCCCCGATGACTTGTCCTGCTATGATGTCGCTCCAGTGGTTTCGGTATTCGGCCACTCTGTTGATGCCTGTCAGCACAGCCAGACCGACCAATGACATACTCAGGAGGGGGCCTGTCAGTCGACCTGCACTGGAACCAACGCATGATGTGATGTACATCTGCAGGGAAAGGTTATTCAGCGACAGTATGGCGAGGCATGTGCTGGTGATGAAACTGCTTTCTGCCTCCGCTACTTTAAAGTGAACCACTCACTGCCAGATAAACCGCCGTGTACAGACTCAGTGCAGCCTCTTTGGAGGGAAACGTCTTCCTGGCTCTCATGACGTCATCAGGGTCGCCGGTGCAAGCGTCTGATAGGCTGACAAAGTACGCGGTGTCCTGGCAGCTGAGGGCGGTGTAATTGGGCTggcaaacagacaggaagtaaggAGCCAGACTTCCTGTGACCAGCTGACCTGCGTTGACGAAGATGTCAGTCGAAAACAGACCAAAGACGTAgacacctgcagagacacacacaggttagATGATTTAAAAGCAGCATGTTACTGTACACTGACATAGAAAGATTCAGATTTTAGTTGAAAGtgtatttgaaataaatcaGTCACATTAATGCAATTTAAATGTTAGCACTGAGGTCTCTGGTTCtgtaaataagattttaaacaacaatagtaaacaactattttctatgtaaagatagAGAGGAGTtatggcgtcctgagcagaaaactaagccacaccccctctgtgtgtgatgtaatcTGAGCTTTTCTGGTCTGTGTTTTGGTAGCTGGCCTGGTAGCATGTGCAAGTTAGTGCACATACGTgtgtgttagtgcatgtgagtgcatgtgagtccctctTCGTAAGCCATGGGTCCTCCCATGTTTAGaaacacacaggctccgcccacagaTGAGAAACAGTGCAGTACGCTGCGTTCAGATGAAAGTGACCTTTAAAATTTCccccactgaagaagaaaccacgttttcctttaaaaaagacTTCAGGCACAGAAACAGACGAGACCAGAGTGCAGCTGGACTGGACATGTGGACTACTGTCGGCCCGTGGACCATCAGAACATCTGTAAAGTCTTTACCGGCTCCATCAGTCTCATTCGTGCAGCCGACGacgcatttgttttggtctgagatgttGTTGGTCTagtgtgacatctagtggcagtgacaatGGATAACACAACCACATGACAGTAACACCTcagagtattatccctgcacagaacacatatagtctatactgtgatcttctGCACATCAACACTtttgtaaatagtttttttcatagttttactttttaatatgtgtatctatgtatatttatctttttgactgctgcagtattttacctttttattgttattttctgttaatatgtttattggatactgcaccaaacaccaagccaaatatcttgtaagtaaaaacctacctggcaataaaccttattctCTGATTCTGcctctgtgatgatgtcatcatcccttcctcatgctgctgtagcctgacacccatgtgtcatgcagtatccccttgccttcatatttttataggtaaataaaaacatactgtttgtattacaagtattcataatttgtttcagtgctatcaacaattttagctatcaacaataaatgcacatataaataataaattataaggaacatggggaaaacaacaacatgattaactggacgGGGgagaagaggtgaaatgctgtggagcaagtagcacgaTCTTATACATTACACCTTTAATATAGTGTTTCAGTGTTAGCATGAATCCTGACCTCACACAGAAAGTGACATTAACAACCTCAGTGACACAAAACAGAGGCTGTTGGTTGTGTTGATGTTACATATTGAAATTGCACTTGTTTAGTGCAGAAGCCCAGAAGTGGCATCATTTCAAAAAgttgttttcacagttttgtgaTCATAACAAGAAAAGTATAGTGTTATTGTGTGTTCAAATAGGGTGTGAAGCAAAAGTCTGAGGCAGTATGACTGCATAAACtgtatatgagagagagagagagagagagagagatagagagagagcgGGCTTCATTCAGTCTTTGTTAAGGACACGGCTCTTGAGAAGAGGCTGAGGTCCATACAAACGTCaaatttacatgaaaatgtGCCTCTTCTGTTTAAACACACTTTTATAATGGCAACTTGTTTCAAATTGATTCCTGTTTACTCTTTAATGCGCTATATTTACTGTCCaccattttatttcagtgttctAATTGTGAGGGTGAAATTCTTGTTGTGATTCccaagtgaaataaaaaaaaaaaggaaactagGGAGCGTCTTccgatgggatcacaccagctcTTCAAACTTAGCCTTCATTTGTATCtcagctacacacctgtaaagtctGGTGACTGTATCCTGCACAGTGGTGATGCGTTCACAGcaacaaaatctgtccacagacacacagacatataaacagCAATACACTCAGAACCACGTCTGTGGGAGATCCTGTTGtagtaggtgtctccaggaccacattttgccatgatgaagGATGTACAACAATTGATTGTACAATAATTTGGAACTTGATTTGATTTACTTGTTTACCCATAAAATAAAGGCTGAACTGCCAACATCAGGTGTAGAGCGAGCTGGTCGGAGCCCAGCAGCCAGGCGGCTACAATCACCAAGACATGACATATATATTCAGTAGGTAGCACTTTTGATTTCACCACAAAACATCTAACATtaagaattaaaatgaaaagaacagcAAAAGGTTTTAGTTTATTAGAGCAAATGATCTATTAACTAACTAAATTACCAAGGAAACGGAAGGTCCTGCGCACCATAGGGTTCACGTAGCAACAGTCATCCATCACAACAATCTTGTCTTGGTCGTAAAGGCTGTTTGAGTGAAGTAGAAAGATAACCAGCTCTACAGACGAAATCTGCAACACAtcatgaaagaagaagaaaacaagcaggtGGAGGGATGTTAGTTTAGAGGTTATCTAAATGCTTGGATTTTATATAATGTGCAATCATCTGTCATGTAgttttccatctcctctctcaggcttctctgtggagctctagtaacaacaggtcagtgagccaatcagaagagaggaggctctgagcttctcttctcATTGGCTAACTGTTtactgagtgatccaataaaaatatagcagatttcaggttaacactcagagaaaccaaatcctgcacagtgactgctttgttgtgacatcacaaagttacagaagtcctgacagctcgttttaaggctcagagGCCGGTTGCACAAAGCCCTCTTCAGATCccttaagattttccttaaagtctgatttaaggtttccttaaaataaaaacagttgcacaaatcAACCTTAAGTCTCCTgcttaaggtttccttaaaatgttcactaaagtatttctccttatcttagtcttatatttaaggaatcacttaaagtcagttaaaccattgcacaaaagaccttagcgACCTAAGGGAAAAGGGGTACAGTAAAGTTTATGGTCAGTTTATGATTTGCCCGACTGAAGTTGGATCATTCGACATTCCACAGCTTCATGATCACTCTATGGTTTTATGCCACAATGATCTTTCCAGTCAGGTGCAGTCAAGGTGTTTCATGTCCACAGATCAGCAGTGTTTGCCAGGTCACTCACAGGGTTTAAACACTGTGGCCGTCTGCTGAACACTGTGCTGAAGTTCccatcaaaacaacaggaggatgaCATGGCGGCGGCTTCTGCAAAAGTGATAACAGCTATAACAAGCCctaatggcagcaaatcatTGGTCTCTATGGAAACTGTAgaattttacagctgtaaaa encodes:
- the LOC130178671 gene encoding phospholipid phosphatase-related protein type 5-like; the protein is MLYFQVVILAATVMLAYYCEFTDTFSPAQQGFICRDPTLAKPDPGPEQGSLIQPVILYSVVGGLPVVLISSVELVIFLLHSNSLYDQDKIVVMDDCCYVNPMVRRTFRFLGVYVFGLFSTDIFVNAGQLVTGSLAPYFLSVCQPNYTALSCQDTAYFVSLSDACTGDPDDVMRARKTFPSKEAALSLYTAVYLAMYITSCVGSSAGRLTGPLLSMSLVGLAVLTGINRVAEYRNHWSDIIAGQVIGGAIAVFLVVFVVQYFKKRPGLPQSPSDDGTANTDEASLQMNHTMATSVKFVATQRAPPIYTCLWVVSSFPRDSAEAQTASSSRVSNTCTSNC